A genomic region of Methanosarcina thermophila TM-1 contains the following coding sequences:
- a CDS encoding cupredoxin domain-containing protein, translating to MGTNKIILLLIVLSVVISGCLSSGDEENEEEDQEAGGSSGGSQRPRQMTTPPGTQKEMWTAEETETEDEMWTAEEMGTPAETVAQEELETQTETETQEELGTPQDTAIPGAGEEAEAGQTEEWTEEGGQAGDVQSGGAVPTTHPVRLKDYLMIPPRLEINTGETVIWRNYQESSVLFLTSREYLFEDQRLVYGDTFEYTFTEPGSYNFSVKGYPKMQMTITVK from the coding sequence TTGGGAACAAACAAAATAATTCTACTCCTAATAGTTCTGTCAGTAGTAATTTCAGGCTGCCTGAGTTCGGGGGATGAGGAAAATGAAGAGGAAGATCAGGAGGCAGGCGGCAGTTCAGGAGGCTCACAAAGACCGAGACAAATGACAACACCCCCAGGAACGCAGAAAGAGATGTGGACAGCAGAAGAAACGGAAACTGAAGACGAAATGTGGACAGCGGAAGAAATGGGAACTCCAGCGGAGACGGTAGCACAGGAAGAGCTTGAGACACAGACAGAAACAGAAACTCAGGAAGAACTGGGAACACCGCAAGATACAGCAATTCCAGGAGCTGGGGAAGAAGCTGAGGCAGGGCAAACTGAAGAATGGACGGAAGAAGGAGGACAGGCTGGAGATGTACAGTCAGGTGGAGCCGTCCCAACCACACATCCTGTAAGGCTTAAGGATTATCTTATGATTCCCCCAAGACTGGAAATCAATACTGGAGAAACGGTTATATGGAGAAATTATCAGGAATCCAGTGTGCTTTTCCTTACCAGCAGGGAGTATCTTTTTGAGGATCAAAGGCTTGTTTACGGAGATACCTTTGAGTATACATTCACTGAACCGGGCAGCTATAATTTCAGTGTAAAAGGCTATCCCAAGATGCAGATGACCATTACTGTAAAATAA
- a CDS encoding tRNA (guanine(10)-N(2))-dimethyltransferase, with protein sequence MMYKTIVEGTTKVLVPVPPQDAAFPPSAAPVFYNPEMELNRDINVAVTAAFVKRLLSRKELLREEIRYVDAFSASGIRGLRIAGEVGIHATMNDWNSDAFETIKENIKINGLEERTLATRKNANVLLHEQKFHIVDIDPFGTPSPFLDAASASVKNLLSVTATDTAPLCGAHLRAGIRKYAAVPLNTEYHSEMGLRVLLGACARELAKHEKGMLPLISHVTRHYVRTYLKVLPGTKHTDKTLESMGFSIHCPTCGFRGSVYGLAVHIKNDCPVCGSFTQIAGPLWLGPFRERAFCDEVISELEVHPLNTKDKAKKLITFCRDELDIPMFYDQHVICKELGVSATGIETLIEALKAHGFEASRTHFSGTSFRTNAPITEIKKIIRALSE encoded by the coding sequence ATGATGTATAAAACTATAGTTGAAGGCACAACAAAGGTTTTAGTTCCAGTACCGCCTCAGGATGCAGCCTTCCCTCCGTCGGCAGCTCCGGTTTTTTATAATCCGGAGATGGAGCTTAACCGCGATATTAACGTTGCAGTTACAGCTGCATTTGTGAAAAGGCTCCTTTCGAGAAAAGAGCTTCTCAGGGAAGAAATCCGTTACGTGGACGCTTTTTCGGCGTCAGGGATAAGGGGACTAAGGATTGCAGGTGAAGTAGGTATCCATGCTACCATGAATGACTGGAATTCAGATGCGTTTGAAACGATAAAAGAAAACATCAAAATTAACGGGCTTGAGGAAAGAACCTTGGCTACCCGCAAGAATGCAAATGTATTGCTTCACGAGCAAAAGTTTCATATCGTGGATATTGATCCATTCGGCACTCCTTCACCTTTCCTGGACGCGGCGTCGGCCTCGGTCAAAAATCTGCTGTCGGTTACGGCAACGGACACAGCCCCGTTATGCGGAGCTCATCTGAGAGCCGGGATAAGAAAATATGCAGCCGTGCCTCTTAACACGGAATACCACAGTGAGATGGGGCTTCGAGTTCTCCTGGGAGCCTGTGCCAGAGAGCTTGCAAAGCACGAAAAAGGAATGTTACCCCTTATTTCCCATGTGACACGTCACTATGTTCGCACTTATCTCAAAGTTCTTCCCGGAACAAAACATACTGATAAAACTCTAGAGTCAATGGGTTTCAGCATTCACTGTCCGACATGTGGGTTTCGAGGGTCAGTGTATGGACTTGCAGTACATATCAAGAATGATTGCCCTGTTTGTGGGTCTTTCACACAGATTGCGGGTCCTTTGTGGCTTGGACCCTTCAGGGAACGGGCATTTTGTGATGAGGTTATCTCCGAACTTGAAGTGCATCCTCTAAACACAAAAGACAAAGCGAAAAAGTTAATTACCTTCTGCAGGGACGAACTCGATATCCCGATGTTCTATGACCAGCATGTAATCTGTAAAGAACTCGGAGTTTCCGCAACTGGAATAGAAACCCTCATAGAAGCCCTTAAGGCTCACGGATTTGAAGCGTCAAGGACTCATTTCAGCGGAACCTCGTTCCGAACCAATGCGCCTATAACGGAAATAAAAAAGATAATCAGGGCGCTTTCTGAATGA
- a CDS encoding MarR family winged helix-turn-helix transcriptional regulator → MSDENAEKLFLQEKPTRALLFIGSMGKTYASVISKEIDSTFAHTTRILAKMEQCGLIRFTFEGRIKFVELTEYGREVEAALKEFRDIIAEEPPEIQEEKSRETGVEKEEFTAGEEEKEPEQVEELDPLSAEILEKVKKLRSKIESIHREAVEQGDSKDTISRKLGPYSRDIKKLQNQIERAESPINEIVTSALNESEELLEMYLRN, encoded by the coding sequence ATGTCCGATGAAAATGCAGAAAAATTATTCTTGCAGGAAAAGCCCACCCGTGCGCTGCTATTTATTGGCTCGATGGGAAAGACTTATGCATCTGTTATTTCTAAAGAGATAGATTCCACCTTTGCCCATACCACAAGAATCCTCGCGAAAATGGAACAGTGCGGACTTATAAGATTCACATTCGAGGGGCGGATAAAGTTTGTCGAACTTACGGAGTACGGGAGAGAAGTCGAAGCTGCCCTCAAAGAGTTCAGGGATATTATCGCAGAGGAACCTCCGGAAATTCAGGAAGAAAAGTCCCGGGAAACAGGGGTCGAAAAAGAGGAATTTACAGCCGGGGAAGAAGAGAAAGAGCCTGAACAGGTAGAAGAGCTTGATCCTCTGAGTGCAGAGATTCTTGAGAAGGTGAAAAAACTCCGGAGTAAAATAGAGAGCATTCACAGGGAGGCAGTGGAACAGGGAGATAGCAAGGATACGATTTCCCGGAAACTTGGTCCTTACAGTAGGGATATAAAGAAACTCCAGAACCAGATTGAAAGGGCAGAGAGCCCAATTAATGAAATTGTCACCTCAGCCCTGAATGAAAGTGAAGAACTTCTGGAAATGTATCTCAGGAACTGA
- a CDS encoding DUF2110 family protein: protein MIKVVTLQHIYGKNRERMAELLKTLVENELKDLEVKVEISITPENWAEFTLEGEDEEVSANLLTSRYGTPVQKAEPGKVYRGFLQAFLEDAFLVNIGVPVRVEAGELKALGSGKPKQLASRFGLIPHLPVEVEVIEANKDLKARFTKKQLDLWWSWKKAATDRVTVNGATRSEIKSAIKKTGHGRDIYEIERLGLLEHAIVCREKTDGPGIVAAIGPRLKSEMGVVIGEAR from the coding sequence ATGATAAAAGTTGTAACTCTCCAGCATATTTATGGGAAGAACCGGGAAAGGATGGCAGAACTTCTAAAAACCCTGGTTGAGAATGAATTGAAGGATCTTGAGGTAAAAGTTGAGATATCCATCACCCCTGAAAACTGGGCTGAGTTTACTCTTGAAGGTGAGGATGAGGAAGTGTCTGCAAATTTGCTGACCTCCAGATACGGGACGCCTGTACAAAAAGCTGAACCTGGGAAGGTATACAGGGGCTTTCTCCAGGCTTTTTTAGAGGATGCTTTTCTGGTCAATATTGGTGTACCTGTCAGGGTTGAAGCCGGGGAACTCAAAGCTCTTGGCAGTGGAAAGCCAAAACAGCTTGCCTCAAGGTTCGGTCTTATACCCCATTTGCCGGTTGAAGTCGAGGTTATTGAGGCAAACAAGGATTTAAAAGCTCGTTTCACTAAAAAACAGCTTGATCTCTGGTGGAGCTGGAAAAAAGCAGCTACTGATAGGGTGACTGTTAACGGAGCAACGCGCTCGGAAATCAAAAGTGCAATTAAAAAAACAGGCCACGGAAGGGATATTTACGAAATCGAGCGCCTGGGGCTGCTGGAACATGCAATCGTGTGCCGGGAAAAAACCGATGGTCCAGGTATAGTTGCAGCAATAGGGCCTCGCCTGAAATCCGAAATGGGAGTTGTAATTGGGGAGGCGCGCTGA
- a CDS encoding V4R domain-containing protein, which translates to MAKSESRTEFFYNEKGLIAIDSPVKLQILNLLREEPRSFDEIVKYTAKAKSTISVHLNNLRSCELVEESFNPKDRRRKIYSLTSRYMGCSQEPFIEHYRKLLEKAPANGYDRFCFAEILFHALCFGFEAYGINNAPVVKTIGSDLGISVSSIFKSETQDELLKEIGDFLEFHGKCRVSVLTDPIALQIEDSFKASSMPVIGKPFCSLIEGIIEGILKGKLEKDYKVTETECYGTGHEHCLFKITI; encoded by the coding sequence ATGGCAAAATCTGAGAGTAGAACAGAATTTTTTTATAACGAAAAAGGACTGATAGCAATAGACAGCCCTGTTAAACTCCAGATTCTCAACCTGCTCAGGGAAGAGCCCAGGTCATTCGATGAAATCGTAAAATATACAGCAAAAGCCAAGTCAACCATTTCCGTACATCTCAACAACCTCAGATCGTGCGAGCTTGTGGAAGAAAGCTTTAACCCAAAAGACCGCCGCCGCAAAATTTATTCCCTCACATCCCGCTACATGGGTTGCTCTCAGGAACCATTTATCGAGCACTACAGGAAACTATTGGAAAAGGCTCCTGCAAATGGATATGACAGGTTCTGCTTTGCAGAAATCCTGTTTCATGCGCTTTGCTTTGGTTTTGAAGCATATGGAATTAACAATGCTCCAGTTGTAAAAACTATAGGAAGCGATCTTGGAATATCTGTTTCCTCAATTTTCAAATCCGAAACCCAGGATGAGCTCCTGAAAGAGATTGGGGATTTTCTAGAATTCCATGGAAAATGCCGGGTTTCTGTACTCACGGATCCCATTGCTCTTCAGATTGAAGATAGTTTCAAAGCCAGTTCAATGCCTGTCATTGGGAAACCTTTCTGCTCTTTAATAGAAGGCATTATTGAAGGGATCCTTAAAGGAAAGCTTGAAAAGGATTATAAAGTTACCGAGACTGAGTGTTATGGGACAGGGCATGAACACTGTCTTTTCAAGATAACAATATGA
- a CDS encoding PspA/IM30 family protein, producing the protein MGLLARMETVLKSKMSKLLNKMEDPRETLDYSYERQLELLQNVKKGVAEVATSKKRLQLQRAKLVQNIDKLEGQARDAIASDREDLARLALERKAALQQQVEEINREIAELDKQQEKLVEAEKRLSTKVEIFRTRKESIKAQYSAAEAQVKINESVTGISEEMADVGLALERAENKTEEMKARAEAIDELMEAGTLEDLTGGRDEIDRELAKISAKTSVESELARLKAEAGKEGK; encoded by the coding sequence ATGGGATTATTAGCGAGAATGGAGACAGTGCTCAAATCAAAGATGAGTAAGCTGCTTAACAAAATGGAAGACCCGCGGGAAACGCTGGATTATTCTTATGAGAGGCAGCTGGAATTGCTCCAGAATGTGAAAAAGGGTGTTGCAGAAGTTGCAACTTCAAAGAAGCGCCTCCAGCTTCAGCGTGCAAAGCTGGTTCAGAACATAGACAAACTGGAAGGTCAGGCAAGGGATGCCATTGCATCTGACAGGGAGGATCTTGCAAGGCTCGCTCTTGAAAGAAAGGCTGCCCTCCAGCAGCAGGTTGAAGAGATTAACCGGGAAATTGCAGAGCTTGACAAGCAGCAGGAGAAGCTGGTGGAAGCAGAAAAGCGCCTTTCAACGAAAGTGGAGATTTTCAGGACTCGAAAAGAGTCGATTAAAGCCCAGTATTCGGCAGCTGAAGCCCAGGTGAAAATCAATGAGTCTGTCACAGGAATAAGCGAAGAGATGGCAGATGTAGGTCTTGCACTTGAAAGGGCTGAAAATAAGACTGAAGAGATGAAGGCACGAGCTGAAGCAATCGACGAGCTTATGGAAGCAGGCACACTTGAAGACCTTACGGGCGGCAGGGACGAAATAGACCGGGAACTTGCAAAAATCAGTGCCAAAACCAGTGTAGAATCCGAACTTGCCAGACTCAAGGCTGAAGCCGGAAAAGAAGGCAAATAA
- the pspAA gene encoding PspA-associated protein PspAA: protein MIIRIMGEGQYRAPEALCNELNQIDNRIVKLVEEGKAEEFQKELAKLISEIKKNGEPVGAEEITESDIIVPPADLSLEEAKDIFKGSGIFKD from the coding sequence TTGATAATCAGGATTATGGGTGAAGGCCAGTACAGGGCACCGGAGGCTCTTTGTAACGAGTTGAATCAGATCGATAACAGGATTGTGAAATTGGTAGAGGAAGGAAAAGCCGAGGAATTCCAGAAAGAACTTGCTAAGTTGATTTCCGAGATAAAGAAAAATGGGGAGCCAGTTGGAGCGGAGGAGATAACAGAATCCGATATCATCGTGCCGCCAGCGGACCTGAGCCTTGAGGAAGCAAAAGACATATTTAAAGGTTCTGGAATCTTTAAGGATTAA
- a CDS encoding universal stress protein, producing the protein MEGSLFKRILIATDGSENAERAASYGINIAKAIGAEVHALYVISTKHAVTTRTVMGWSEAFEEYLADKGEVAVENVRKLGEQVGVKVKPAYSKGIPADKILEYADENNIDLIVMGTHGLTGIKKFLIGSVAENVVRHSKVPVMVIR; encoded by the coding sequence ATGGAAGGAAGTCTTTTCAAAAGAATTCTGATCGCAACCGACGGTTCAGAGAATGCAGAAAGAGCTGCCTCATATGGAATAAATATCGCAAAGGCAATAGGTGCTGAAGTGCATGCCCTGTATGTAATCTCTACTAAGCATGCAGTAACCACGCGAACGGTTATGGGCTGGAGTGAAGCCTTTGAGGAGTATCTTGCAGATAAGGGAGAAGTTGCGGTTGAAAACGTGAGAAAACTGGGAGAACAAGTCGGAGTTAAAGTTAAGCCCGCATACTCGAAAGGTATTCCAGCGGATAAAATCCTTGAATATGCCGATGAAAACAATATTGACCTTATAGTAATGGGCACGCATGGTCTGACAGGCATCAAAAAATTCCTGATCGGTAGCGTGGCAGAGAACGTTGTCAGGCACTCAAAGGTACCGGTGATGGTTATTCGATAA
- a CDS encoding thiamine-phosphate synthase family protein: protein MGSRDAMDLNEKADMIGRLYLGLEQIEGCGEFSALIPEVRTNFVYASREATDPEDVLAVDGRISVVDGFPAAIGKIKFGASGYMARVLLEIRKKDPEIRSIIDFANNPEIADFLKTYCEEKEWDFPIVDRSQEPENMKDAGGEAISWMIEEAIRAAGGKMPRIFCETGAVGKEPVCILVGKDPIEVAEQMCELARNYHASRKKTK from the coding sequence ATGGGAAGCCGTGATGCTATGGATCTCAATGAAAAGGCAGACATGATTGGGCGTTTATATCTTGGGCTTGAACAGATTGAAGGATGTGGGGAATTCTCAGCTTTGATCCCTGAGGTTCGTACGAATTTTGTATATGCATCAAGAGAAGCAACAGATCCTGAAGATGTGCTTGCAGTAGACGGAAGGATCTCCGTAGTTGACGGATTTCCGGCAGCTATTGGAAAAATCAAATTTGGGGCTTCAGGTTATATGGCACGTGTCCTTCTGGAAATCCGGAAAAAAGATCCTGAGATAAGGTCTATTATAGATTTTGCAAATAATCCCGAGATTGCCGACTTTCTGAAAACTTACTGTGAAGAGAAGGAATGGGATTTCCCTATTGTAGACCGAAGTCAAGAACCTGAGAATATGAAGGATGCGGGGGGAGAAGCTATCTCCTGGATGATCGAGGAAGCTATTAGGGCTGCAGGGGGAAAAATGCCCAGAATCTTTTGCGAGACCGGTGCAGTTGGAAAAGAGCCGGTATGTATTCTCGTGGGGAAAGACCCTATCGAGGTTGCGGAACAGATGTGTGAACTTGCCAGAAATTATCATGCATCAAGAAAAAAGACTAAATGA
- a CDS encoding PGF-pre-PGF domain-containing protein, with protein MKTEINMKKNFNIISILNVGKKLVIFSELLILFFVIGSSIAIADTEPSEINTASEIQSNALNQTDSLPELKYAPENPKFTRYLNNKNYTQSAPSQSEYQTGFVPTPVDLSHLSDVSAGHVSAPAYYDLRTLNRVTDVRDQGHEGTCWAFATYASLESYLLPEENRDFSENNMKNLLSSAYPEGFDYTPDEGGNHLMSTAYLARWSGPVDEADDPYDPSNYSSVYSPTGLRVQKHIRDVLIIPDRKSPMDNDNIKSAVQNYGAVYTTMYVDPAYYSPDQRYYYFNNDISYPNHAVAIVGWNDSFDKNQFSNVPPGNGAFIVKNSWGKTWGEDGYFYVSYYDTKLGYDGNVVFTAENTDNYDSIYQYDPLGWVNSVGYSNPTCWCANVFTAKSYEVLKAVGFYTTDSNCNYEIYIHTDPEFSPISRTGYVLAQSGTIPFAGYHTIPLNSGVKLKAGQKFSVVLKLTTPGYNFPIAFEYPRSGYSSKARANTGESFISPNGIKWEDLTAHYPNANVCVKAFTYPISFPVANFSSNVSEGYVPLNVQFNDSSRNATGWYWDFGDGNYSTEQNPVHVYSRIGTYPVNLTASNDNGTDSKLATIAVLKQPAYAYIANMGSNTISVIDTAKDIVITTVEAGAGPYGVGVSPDGKKVYVANNDSNTVSAIDTATNTVTATIPVGRKPWGIAVAPDGTKVHVANNLDNTTSVIDTATNTVITTVPAGIYPSGVAVTPDGTKVYFASSHHSENSTGSIVSVIDTATNGVIASVPVGNVSTGISVTPDGTKVYVSNSLDDTVSVIDTATNTIIATVPVGDNPQGNAVSPEGKMVYVANYDSNTISIIDAVTDTLIASVPVEVNPIGVSFNPDENEAYVTNSGSNTVSVIDTATHRVKTTMSVGEFPAAFGQFIKQPVLPFANFNSNVSEGYAPLSVQFTDLSKNAMEWSWNFGDGNYSTEQNPVHIFSAPQIHIVNLTVSNEKGTASKLATITVTQQSSPSGGGDGSTDGSSGGSGSSKSGSSGGKRGGSRGGGGGGGGSPEPARNVDVKELSQVRVVSGNSVKFDFPKNATCVVYVSFDAKKTAGKTTTIVEQLKAKSTLTSNLSSGEVYKYFNLWVGNAGFATEKNIENPVVCFKVEKSWLEDKNIDQNSITLNRYSDKKWSELPIKLLREDSKYLYFTADTPGFTYFAITGNTIEKESENETELATDIQDPGQESIALGSKDKLESKDRLTSETGKITSIPGFRAVCGVVSLLAISFCKRRFNN; from the coding sequence ATGAAGACAGAGATCAACATGAAGAAGAATTTCAATATAATAAGCATTCTAAATGTGGGGAAAAAGCTAGTAATCTTCAGTGAACTTCTGATTCTATTTTTTGTTATAGGGTCATCTATAGCGATAGCAGATACAGAACCTTCAGAAATAAACACAGCATCTGAGATTCAGAGTAATGCCCTAAACCAGACTGACAGTCTCCCAGAGCTTAAATATGCACCGGAAAACCCCAAATTTACCAGATACCTTAACAATAAAAATTATACTCAAAGTGCACCTTCCCAAAGTGAGTATCAAACCGGTTTTGTACCCACACCTGTAGATCTCAGTCATCTAAGCGATGTTTCAGCAGGACATGTATCTGCTCCGGCTTACTATGATCTGCGAACTCTGAACAGGGTAACAGATGTGAGAGATCAGGGTCATGAAGGAACTTGCTGGGCATTTGCAACCTATGCGTCTCTGGAATCATACTTACTGCCGGAAGAAAACAGGGATTTCTCAGAAAACAATATGAAAAACCTGCTTTCTTCTGCATATCCAGAAGGTTTTGATTATACTCCGGATGAAGGCGGAAATCATCTCATGTCAACAGCCTATCTGGCTCGCTGGAGCGGACCAGTGGATGAAGCCGATGATCCTTATGATCCTTCTAATTATTCCTCGGTCTATTCACCTACGGGATTACGTGTACAGAAACACATACGAGACGTACTAATTATTCCAGACAGGAAAAGTCCAATGGACAATGATAACATAAAATCTGCAGTCCAGAACTACGGAGCGGTATATACCACAATGTACGTCGATCCTGCCTATTATTCCCCTGATCAACGTTACTATTACTTTAACAATGATATTTCATATCCTAATCATGCTGTGGCTATTGTTGGCTGGAATGACTCGTTTGATAAGAATCAATTTTCCAACGTTCCTCCCGGAAATGGTGCATTTATTGTAAAAAATAGCTGGGGCAAGACCTGGGGGGAGGACGGATATTTCTATGTATCCTACTACGACACAAAACTCGGGTACGATGGAAACGTTGTGTTCACAGCTGAAAACACTGATAATTATGATTCCATATACCAGTATGACCCGCTCGGATGGGTCAACAGTGTTGGATATAGTAATCCCACTTGCTGGTGTGCAAACGTCTTTACTGCAAAATCTTATGAAGTTCTCAAAGCCGTAGGTTTCTATACAACAGACTCAAACTGCAACTATGAAATATATATACACACTGATCCAGAGTTCAGCCCCATAAGTAGAACAGGCTATGTTCTTGCCCAAAGCGGTACAATTCCATTTGCAGGCTACCACACGATTCCCCTGAATTCAGGAGTTAAGCTCAAAGCAGGTCAAAAGTTTTCGGTAGTTCTGAAGCTTACAACTCCTGGATATAACTTCCCGATTGCCTTTGAATATCCAAGATCAGGCTACAGTAGTAAAGCAAGAGCAAACACAGGTGAGAGTTTTATAAGTCCTAATGGAATTAAATGGGAAGACTTAACAGCACACTATCCAAATGCAAATGTCTGTGTCAAGGCATTCACCTATCCAATTTCGTTCCCTGTTGCAAACTTCAGCAGCAATGTAAGCGAAGGTTATGTTCCATTGAATGTGCAGTTTAACGACAGCTCAAGAAATGCAACTGGATGGTACTGGGATTTTGGAGATGGAAACTATTCAACCGAGCAGAATCCTGTGCATGTTTATTCCAGAATAGGAACTTATCCTGTCAACCTGACCGCAAGCAATGATAATGGTACAGATTCAAAACTTGCTACTATCGCTGTTCTCAAGCAGCCTGCTTACGCATACATTGCAAACATGGGTAGCAACACTATCTCAGTAATTGACACAGCAAAAGACATTGTTATCACCACTGTGGAAGCAGGTGCTGGCCCTTATGGAGTTGGAGTAAGTCCGGATGGAAAAAAGGTATATGTAGCGAACAATGACAGCAACACTGTCTCTGCAATTGATACTGCAACAAACACTGTTACAGCCACAATTCCTGTAGGAAGGAAGCCCTGGGGAATTGCAGTCGCCCCCGATGGAACAAAGGTGCATGTGGCGAATAATCTGGATAATACTACATCTGTAATTGATACTGCAACGAACACTGTCATAACTACAGTCCCTGCAGGAATTTATCCTTCTGGAGTTGCAGTTACACCGGATGGAACAAAGGTATATTTTGCGAGTTCACATCACTCTGAAAACTCAACAGGCAGTATTGTTTCTGTAATTGACACTGCCACAAATGGGGTTATAGCCTCTGTGCCTGTGGGAAATGTTTCTACAGGAATTTCAGTCACCCCTGATGGAACAAAGGTGTACGTGTCGAACAGTCTGGACGATACTGTCTCTGTAATTGATACGGCTACAAACACTATAATAGCCACAGTGCCTGTAGGAGACAATCCTCAGGGAAATGCCGTGAGTCCAGAAGGAAAAATGGTATATGTGGCGAACTACGACAGCAATACCATTTCTATAATTGACGCGGTAACAGATACTCTTATAGCCTCTGTGCCTGTAGAAGTCAACCCTATTGGCGTTTCATTCAATCCTGATGAAAATGAGGCATATGTGACGAATAGTGGCAGCAACACTGTTTCTGTTATTGACACTGCCACACACAGGGTAAAAACCACAATGAGTGTAGGAGAATTTCCTGCTGCATTCGGGCAATTTATAAAGCAACCAGTACTTCCTTTTGCAAACTTCAACAGCAATGTGAGCGAGGGTTATGCTCCTCTTTCTGTCCAGTTTACCGACCTCTCGAAAAACGCAATGGAGTGGAGCTGGAATTTTGGAGATGGAAATTATTCAACTGAGCAAAATCCAGTGCATATCTTCTCTGCACCACAAATCCATATCGTTAACCTGACAGTAAGCAATGAAAAAGGAACTGCCTCAAAACTTGCTACAATAACTGTCACACAACAAAGCAGCCCAAGCGGCGGTGGCGATGGAAGCACCGATGGAAGCAGTGGAGGCAGTGGAAGCAGCAAAAGTGGGAGTTCAGGCGGTAAACGTGGTGGCAGCCGTGGCGGCGGTGGCGGTGGGGGTGGTTCCCCAGAGCCTGCAAGAAATGTGGATGTAAAGGAACTTTCACAAGTACGCGTTGTAAGCGGAAATTCTGTGAAATTTGATTTCCCGAAGAATGCCACCTGTGTTGTTTATGTGAGTTTTGATGCAAAGAAGACCGCAGGCAAGACTACAACCATTGTTGAACAGCTCAAAGCAAAATCAACCCTGACTTCAAATCTGTCCTCAGGTGAGGTTTATAAATACTTCAACCTCTGGGTTGGAAATGCAGGTTTCGCAACAGAAAAGAACATTGAGAACCCTGTAGTGTGCTTCAAGGTCGAAAAATCCTGGCTTGAGGATAAGAACATAGACCAGAATTCAATCACGCTTAACAGGTACAGCGATAAAAAATGGTCTGAACTGCCCATAAAGCTGTTGAGAGAAGATAGCAAATATCTGTATTTTACGGCTGATACCCCAGGATTCACTTACTTTGCAATAACAGGGAATACCATAGAGAAAGAATCCGAAAACGAAACTGAACTTGCAACGGATATCCAGGACCCCGGACAGGAGAGTATAGCCCTTGGAAGTAAGGATAAACTGGAAAGTAAGGATAGACTGACATCTGAGACGGGAAAAATTACAAGCATACCCGGATTTAGAGCGGTTTGTGGAGTTGTCAGTTTGCTGGCGATATCGTTCTGTAAAAGAAGATTTAATAACTAA
- a CDS encoding phospholipase D-like domain-containing protein codes for MIKMVEFLDTNATSSELSKMISRSKEKLYLVSPYLQMSDKIKILIQQAEKESPDIDIKVLYRSGKNGEINDRDMDFLL; via the coding sequence GTGATTAAAATGGTTGAATTTCTTGATACAAACGCAACTTCTTCAGAACTAAGTAAAATGATATCAAGATCTAAAGAAAAGCTATACCTGGTAAGCCCATATCTTCAAATGTCTGATAAGATAAAAATACTGATTCAACAAGCAGAAAAGGAATCGCCTGACATTGATATTAAAGTACTGTATCGTTCTGGCAAGAATGGAGAAATCAATGATAGGGACATGGATTTCCTTTTATAA